In Treponema primitia ZAS-2, a genomic segment contains:
- a CDS encoding polysaccharide pyruvyl transferase family protein — translation MNKKKYDIGVLGLWHSCNYGGVLTYYGLHETLKSLGFSVLMISKINASLTDPERGDTFSMRFARMHYNISKYYTLSDISELNDLCDAFIVGSDQLWNYGISKNFGKAYYLDFAYNTKHKISYSTSFGHSVDFAPPEERKNISGYMKCFNAISVREKSGVRLCRDIYDVKATQVLDPILLCGKKLYEKLAEKSLLREKKPYVLSYILDPTPEKRRAMLYIAEHLGLKLIHILDGLPWKFEGNKKALDLDGIAEDVESEDFVYLYLNANFVITDSFHGTVFALLFNKPFVTIGNKMRGMSRFDSLFEMIENKERFTTDAETIIGNEKLFEALDYEKINSVLKEERKKSLDWLKNALPPKRYSLKWIKKTLFTPPSEGGKLNITPKKIVKAFIPYGILKIRDLNKNEPIQPKPNDKMPPAKSIGKTVDTIIHPDIERCRIVVSLCKTYNIKHIVISSGTRNVSLVRLFEANNDFFKIYHVTDERSAGFFALGLSIKLGKQPVGMCCTSGTAASNYLSAITEAFYQHVPLIAITADRYPCFLGQMEDQTIPQPGMYGAVCKKSVTLPINGDYFGKWETRLLTSEAILEATHHSKGPVQINVPINYIERMPPTDLTTLKLPPLRIIQRITLESGSKIWDDYITVLHGKKRVLIVVGQYLPPSPELRNNIDVFVKKYNCVITTDHLSNYHSEKSLHTYLLFNHCTQEEFNQTMSPDLVISIGDKQVMNNPTGDRLRGAPQNVDIWRVSEDGAIVDPYRKLTAVFECSDNYFFKYFAEHAGNIKNTNEYFSLIKKSIDQLDIKNPTNYFTDFTLNETMKRIPPNSTLHLAVGNTFMMSQRYALHPSVEVFCNMGTNGIDGCVSTFMGQAAVTEPSRLCFLLVGDLSFFYDMNSLWNKNITGNIRILLNNDGGAGLLRHHRSPGVTQAHETAAEGWVKSLGFKYLSAKTKEEFEAQLSLFVSSEINEPLFFEVFFGVVKI, via the coding sequence ATGAATAAAAAGAAATATGACATTGGGGTACTTGGTCTATGGCACAGCTGTAATTATGGCGGTGTTTTGACCTATTATGGTTTGCATGAAACCTTGAAATCCCTGGGGTTTTCAGTGCTGATGATTTCAAAAATCAATGCTTCCCTAACGGATCCGGAACGTGGGGACACCTTTAGCATGCGTTTTGCACGGATGCATTATAATATAAGCAAATATTATACCTTATCAGATATTTCTGAACTCAACGATTTATGCGACGCATTTATTGTGGGTTCTGACCAACTGTGGAATTACGGGATCAGTAAAAATTTCGGCAAAGCCTATTATTTAGATTTTGCATACAATACCAAGCATAAAATTTCTTATTCCACTTCTTTTGGACATTCGGTTGATTTCGCCCCGCCGGAAGAACGTAAAAATATCAGCGGCTATATGAAATGTTTTAACGCCATTTCTGTCAGAGAAAAGAGCGGTGTTCGTTTATGCAGGGACATTTACGATGTTAAGGCAACACAGGTTTTAGACCCCATATTGTTATGCGGAAAAAAACTGTATGAAAAACTTGCTGAAAAATCTTTGTTACGCGAAAAGAAACCCTATGTTTTATCATACATTTTGGACCCCACACCCGAAAAACGCAGGGCAATGCTCTATATAGCAGAGCATTTGGGATTGAAGTTGATACATATTCTTGACGGGTTGCCATGGAAATTTGAAGGGAATAAAAAAGCGCTTGATTTAGATGGCATAGCGGAAGACGTAGAAAGTGAAGATTTTGTATATTTATACCTCAACGCAAACTTTGTTATAACCGACTCTTTTCATGGAACTGTTTTTGCCCTGCTTTTCAACAAGCCCTTTGTAACTATAGGGAACAAAATGCGGGGTATGTCACGGTTTGACTCTCTTTTTGAAATGATAGAAAACAAAGAACGATTCACAACCGACGCCGAAACTATCATAGGAAATGAAAAGCTTTTCGAAGCGCTTGACTATGAAAAAATAAATTCCGTGTTAAAAGAAGAACGTAAAAAATCTCTTGATTGGCTAAAGAATGCATTACCTCCAAAAAGATATTCCCTGAAGTGGATAAAAAAGACGCTGTTTACACCACCATCGGAGGGAGGTAAATTAAATATTACACCCAAGAAAATTGTCAAAGCTTTTATACCATACGGGATTTTAAAAATTCGGGATTTAAATAAAAATGAGCCAATACAGCCAAAACCAAATGACAAGATGCCGCCGGCCAAATCTATAGGCAAAACAGTGGACACCATAATACATCCTGATATTGAGCGTTGTCGAATTGTAGTGTCACTGTGCAAAACATACAACATAAAACATATTGTGATTTCTTCCGGCACGCGCAATGTTTCCCTTGTCCGGCTATTCGAGGCAAATAATGACTTTTTTAAAATATATCATGTGACAGATGAACGCAGCGCTGGATTCTTTGCGCTTGGGCTGTCGATCAAATTAGGAAAACAGCCGGTTGGAATGTGCTGTACTTCAGGTACCGCCGCGTCAAATTACCTAAGCGCAATAACTGAAGCGTTCTATCAGCATGTGCCACTCATTGCGATTACCGCCGATAGATACCCGTGTTTTCTCGGGCAAATGGAAGACCAAACAATCCCACAACCGGGTATGTACGGCGCGGTCTGCAAAAAAAGTGTAACCCTTCCTATTAATGGCGATTATTTTGGTAAATGGGAAACAAGGCTGCTGACATCGGAGGCAATCTTAGAGGCAACCCATCATTCCAAAGGGCCTGTTCAGATAAATGTGCCAATAAATTATATTGAACGTATGCCGCCGACTGATTTGACAACATTGAAACTTCCGCCATTACGAATTATTCAGCGGATTACGCTTGAAAGCGGCTCAAAAATATGGGACGATTATATAACGGTTTTGCACGGTAAAAAACGGGTACTGATTGTCGTTGGGCAATATCTTCCGCCTTCTCCGGAATTACGCAATAACATTGATGTGTTTGTAAAAAAATATAACTGCGTAATAACAACCGATCACCTTTCAAATTATCATTCTGAGAAAAGCCTCCATACCTATCTCCTATTCAATCATTGCACTCAAGAAGAATTCAATCAAACCATGTCACCAGATCTGGTAATATCCATAGGTGACAAGCAGGTTATGAATAATCCTACCGGTGATAGGTTACGTGGAGCGCCCCAAAATGTAGATATATGGCGTGTGTCCGAGGATGGAGCTATTGTTGATCCCTATCGTAAGCTCACCGCGGTTTTTGAGTGTTCAGATAATTATTTCTTTAAGTATTTTGCCGAACATGCGGGAAATATTAAAAATACCAATGAATATTTTTCGTTGATTAAAAAAAGCATTGATCAGCTAGATATTAAAAATCCAACAAATTACTTTACAGACTTTACACTAAACGAAACTATGAAACGTATCCCGCCAAATTCGACACTTCACCTCGCGGTTGGCAATACATTTATGATGTCCCAAAGATATGCGCTTCATCCCAGCGTTGAGGTGTTCTGCAACATGGGGACAAATGGCATAGATGGCTGTGTGTCCACTTTTATGGGACAAGCTGCGGTAACTGAGCCATCGCGTCTTTGTTTTCTGCTTGTTGGAGATTTATCATTTTTCTATGATATGAACAGTCTTTGGAATAAAAATATTACAGGAAATATCCGCATACTCCTCAACAACGATGGAGGAGCCGGATTACTCCGGCATCATCGTAGTCCCGGCGTTACCCAGGCACACGAAACGGCCGCTGAGGGTTGGGTAAAATCACTCGGTTTTAAATATCTTTCTGCCAAAACAAAGGAAGAGTTTGAAGCACAATTGTCGTTGTTTGTGTCCTCCGAGATAAATGAACCGTTGTTCTTTGAGGTATTTTTCGGCGTAGTAAAGATATAG
- a CDS encoding ABC transporter ATP-binding protein codes for MADDTIIKVDNVYKKYKVYFDKGKTLKERLLFRNRNYYEDRWVLKGVSLETKKGESIGIIGKNGAGKSTLLKLMTRIMYPDQGNIEMVGRISSLLEMGAGFHPDMTGRENIYINASIFGLSKQETDARLQDIIDFSELSNYLDNPVRTYSSGMYVRLAFAIAINVDADILLADEVLAVGDAAFSAKCIKKMHELQEAGMTIAIVAHGLGTIEAFCNRTYWINDGIIAMQGPPKEVHTEYLKYMLGTHLKNIWSRQK; via the coding sequence ATGGCGGACGATACAATAATAAAAGTTGACAATGTATATAAAAAATACAAAGTGTACTTCGACAAAGGCAAAACACTAAAGGAACGTCTTCTATTTAGGAACAGAAATTATTATGAGGATAGGTGGGTGTTGAAGGGTGTTTCGCTTGAAACAAAAAAAGGTGAATCTATTGGAATAATCGGGAAAAACGGCGCCGGAAAAAGCACGCTCCTTAAACTCATGACAAGAATTATGTATCCCGACCAGGGAAACATCGAAATGGTTGGCCGCATATCAAGTCTGCTCGAGATGGGCGCCGGATTCCATCCGGATATGACCGGCAGGGAGAATATCTATATAAATGCCTCAATTTTTGGACTCTCAAAACAAGAAACAGACGCACGACTACAGGATATTATCGACTTTTCCGAACTTAGCAATTATTTGGACAATCCTGTGCGGACCTATTCTTCCGGTATGTATGTTCGCCTTGCGTTTGCCATAGCTATCAATGTCGATGCGGATATTTTATTGGCAGATGAAGTTTTGGCAGTGGGGGATGCCGCGTTTTCTGCAAAATGTATCAAAAAAATGCACGAATTGCAGGAGGCAGGCATGACCATTGCAATAGTTGCACACGGTTTGGGAACCATAGAGGCATTCTGTAACCGCACCTACTGGATAAATGATGGCATTATTGCTATGCAGGGCCCACCAAAAGAAGTTCATACCGAATATCTGAAGTATATGCTAGGGACCCATCTTAAGAACATATGGAGTCGTCAAAAGTGA
- a CDS encoding ABC transporter permease: MNTLKEIYNYRYMLAGIIHRELRGRYKGSVLGFLWTFINPFLQFVVYTFVFSTIRRTNIPNFSVFLFVAFIPWTFFSMALHSGCAVIIANGGMVKKIYFPREVLPIAFVTTNFINMLYCFVIVFAVVFISGVPINPVAMLYLPLIMIIEYLLALAITFITSAITVYFRDVQYILSTVSMLWMFLTPLFYSIENVPKKYQKWYILNPMTPIVEVYRDILYRGKIPDWLTLVHAFAVSVVCLCIGIFVFQRLKKYFAEEL, from the coding sequence ATGAATACTTTAAAAGAAATTTACAATTATCGATATATGCTTGCTGGTATTATACACCGCGAGTTACGTGGGCGGTATAAGGGGTCAGTGCTGGGGTTCCTATGGACCTTCATTAATCCGTTCTTACAGTTCGTTGTCTATACCTTCGTATTTTCCACAATCAGACGTACGAACATTCCGAATTTTAGTGTGTTTTTATTTGTTGCTTTTATCCCATGGACATTTTTTTCAATGGCACTACACAGCGGCTGTGCCGTCATCATCGCGAATGGCGGCATGGTAAAAAAAATATACTTCCCCCGGGAAGTGCTGCCCATCGCATTTGTAACTACCAATTTCATCAATATGCTATACTGTTTTGTAATTGTGTTTGCGGTGGTGTTTATTTCCGGCGTCCCCATAAATCCGGTCGCCATGCTCTATTTGCCACTCATCATGATAATTGAATACTTACTTGCCCTTGCCATAACCTTTATCACCTCCGCAATTACCGTATACTTCCGGGATGTGCAATATATTCTAAGTACAGTCTCAATGCTGTGGATGTTTCTCACGCCGCTATTCTATTCCATTGAAAATGTGCCTAAAAAATATCAAAAATGGTATATCCTGAATCCCATGACTCCCATAGTCGAAGTCTATCGGGATATTCTCTATAGAGGAAAAATTCCCGATTGGCTGACTCTCGTCCACGCTTTTGCGGTGAGTGTGGTTTGTTTATGCATCGGCATATTCGTTTTTCAAAGGCTAAAAAAATATTTTGCGGAGGAATTATAG
- a CDS encoding glycosyltransferase → MKLFNFRWPNEGICQEQELYYRAYAAGGELGRVAFSSEGLEIKKGTVLSFDTYFNCFSYSKYLAYTTVSTVAAVLRLKGEVSIRLLAVRRQGRRIHREVLASKDIHTESFEEVRLGNDFSMDRTIGFYYIEVRAISDGAVLSGAYYASEDMEPPNNVKAAVIICTYKREAFLYRNMEMAERYIFQNADLYFIAGRIKFFIIDNGKTIPEDRWDKNRIQVFPNKNYGGSGGFTRGIIEAHKRKDEFTHFLLMDDDIIFDAETLAKTVSFLRVIRPEHKDLCIGASMLRLDLPFLQHEAGGVWRGKCVSVKHNLDLRSIDSVLENEVEEKIDYQGWWYMCMPLSVVDQYKLPLPLFINSDDVDYGLRTVKRLALMNGIGIWHPDFDSKYNRPVMSYYVRRNHMIVDVLHCPRAGLFIHWLKFVYGTIKLSLRRQYMAINFINKAYEDFLQGIDFFLTIDEELLHRDLLAISSGTVKKSIRKTFRDLTSMTVKMIQNYPAAARSFRKRQEEISSLDFWCQHLDIPRQLMEDK, encoded by the coding sequence TTGAAGTTATTTAATTTTAGATGGCCAAATGAAGGAATTTGTCAAGAACAAGAATTATATTACCGTGCCTATGCAGCAGGCGGGGAGCTAGGGAGAGTAGCCTTCAGCAGCGAAGGACTGGAGATAAAAAAAGGAACGGTCCTTTCTTTTGACACCTATTTTAATTGTTTTTCCTATTCAAAATATCTGGCCTATACCACCGTAAGCACTGTTGCAGCGGTCCTGCGTTTAAAAGGTGAAGTTAGTATCCGTCTTTTGGCGGTACGCAGACAGGGCCGTAGGATACACAGGGAAGTACTGGCATCGAAGGATATCCATACAGAATCATTTGAAGAAGTTCGTCTTGGCAATGATTTTTCTATGGACAGGACCATAGGTTTTTATTATATAGAAGTAAGGGCCATATCCGACGGAGCAGTTCTTTCCGGTGCGTATTATGCATCGGAAGATATGGAGCCGCCCAATAATGTAAAAGCAGCGGTTATTATCTGCACCTATAAGCGCGAAGCCTTCCTTTACCGTAATATGGAGATGGCAGAACGGTATATATTTCAGAACGCCGATCTTTATTTTATTGCCGGCCGCATAAAATTTTTTATTATTGATAACGGAAAAACTATACCGGAAGACCGCTGGGATAAGAACCGTATTCAGGTATTTCCCAATAAAAACTATGGCGGCAGCGGAGGATTTACCCGGGGCATTATTGAAGCCCATAAACGGAAGGACGAGTTCACCCATTTTCTGCTCATGGATGATGATATTATATTTGACGCAGAAACCCTGGCAAAAACCGTATCTTTTCTCCGGGTAATCCGGCCGGAACATAAGGATTTATGTATTGGCGCCAGTATGCTGCGCTTGGATTTGCCTTTCCTTCAGCATGAAGCCGGCGGTGTTTGGCGGGGGAAATGTGTGTCTGTCAAGCATAATCTGGATTTAAGAAGCATTGATTCTGTCCTTGAAAATGAAGTTGAGGAAAAAATAGATTATCAGGGGTGGTGGTATATGTGTATGCCCCTCTCTGTGGTAGATCAGTATAAGCTGCCCCTGCCTTTGTTTATTAATAGCGATGATGTGGACTACGGTCTAAGAACTGTTAAAAGATTGGCGCTCATGAACGGCATAGGAATTTGGCATCCGGATTTTGACAGCAAATACAACAGGCCCGTAATGTCTTATTATGTCAGGCGTAATCACATGATTGTAGATGTTTTGCACTGCCCCCGTGCCGGTTTGTTTATCCACTGGTTAAAATTTGTTTATGGCACAATAAAGTTATCCCTCCGCCGGCAGTATATGGCTATTAATTTTATAAATAAAGCTTATGAAGATTTTTTGCAGGGAATAGATTTTTTTCTGACCATCGATGAAGAGCTTTTACACAGGGATTTACTGGCCATATCTTCCGGAACGGTAAAAAAGAGTATCCGTAAAACCTTTCGGGATTTGACATCCATGACGGTAAAAATGATTCAAAACTATCCTGCAGCGGCCCGTTCCTTTCGGAAACGACAGGAAGAAATTTCCAGCCTGGATTTTTGGTGCCAACACCTGGATATCCCGCGCCAACTAATGGAGGATAAATAA
- a CDS encoding glycosyltransferase family 2 protein — protein MVDKLVSIITPIYNGSKYIGETIESVRNQRYTNWEMIIIDDGSTDKSIEVINSVISSDPRFLLLQQANMGSASARNNGIRHANGQYIALLDADDLWEPNFLESQIDFLKKNNAVLVYASCGRINEYSKEFLNPVMARPFITYKKMLSTNYIQCLTGLYDTTKYGKVYLREELKSIRDDYAYWLDILKFSGIAYGNPEVLAKYRLIGSSTTGVKTKLIKKQFSFYHQYLGLSYVRSIFNTLYWGLQGIVKLNW, from the coding sequence ATGGTTGATAAATTAGTAAGTATAATTACTCCAATATACAATGGATCCAAATACATTGGTGAAACCATCGAATCTGTGCGTAATCAAAGGTATACAAATTGGGAGATGATCATCATCGATGACGGATCTACCGATAAAAGTATTGAAGTAATAAATAGTGTTATATCCAGTGATCCAAGGTTCCTTTTATTACAACAGGCCAATATGGGTTCCGCATCCGCACGGAATAACGGTATTCGCCATGCCAATGGACAGTATATTGCGTTATTGGATGCGGATGATTTATGGGAACCGAATTTTCTTGAAAGCCAAATTGATTTTCTAAAGAAAAATAATGCTGTGCTTGTCTATGCATCCTGTGGGAGAATAAATGAGTACTCAAAGGAATTCTTAAATCCTGTAATGGCCCGCCCGTTTATAACCTATAAAAAAATGTTATCAACCAATTATATTCAATGTTTAACCGGCTTATATGATACAACAAAATACGGAAAAGTTTATCTGCGGGAAGAATTAAAAAGTATCCGGGATGATTATGCATATTGGTTAGATATTTTAAAATTTTCCGGCATTGCCTATGGTAACCCGGAAGTGTTGGCAAAGTATCGGCTTATTGGCTCATCAACCACAGGGGTAAAAACTAAATTGATAAAAAAACAATTTAGTTTTTACCACCAATACCTGGGATTAAGTTATGTGCGTAGTATTTTTAATACATTGTATTGGGGTTTACAGGGTATTGTAAAATTAAATTGGTAA
- a CDS encoding glycosyltransferase, which yields MSAITAVIVTYNRKAELLRCIKAILAQTHKVTSILVVDNASADTFNFMYRELYQSGDGKIPTLLIDDLMVLPGINNADIYYEYKETNTGGSGGFYTGLKIANEVLNSEYFWLMDDDGYPSEDCLEKQLSLTESLTEHYDYAMPVSINIENHTELSWPTIKRNRGKTIYYDELKRSWGAIMNYVYPFNGALLSKFCIDSVGYVNKDFFIWGDEYEHYWRCKKHHIDPVTAMDALFYHPAKKLPLVPIMCGFFHVPYSESKLRMVCLIRNHTYIYLHYDKKIKIALKFFMYTWLFLITKNFDMDGYKLYLQSVADAFNNDFTRHLKYL from the coding sequence ATGAGTGCGATTACCGCAGTTATAGTTACCTATAATCGCAAGGCAGAATTACTTCGCTGCATAAAGGCGATCTTGGCTCAGACACACAAAGTTACTTCTATACTTGTGGTTGATAACGCTTCTGCAGATACTTTTAATTTTATGTACCGGGAATTGTATCAATCCGGTGATGGTAAGATACCTACACTATTAATAGACGACTTGATGGTGCTGCCGGGCATAAATAATGCGGATATTTATTATGAATACAAGGAAACCAATACCGGTGGCTCAGGCGGATTCTACACGGGGCTAAAAATTGCGAATGAAGTATTAAATAGTGAGTATTTCTGGCTCATGGATGATGATGGGTATCCATCTGAAGATTGTTTGGAAAAACAATTATCCTTAACAGAGTCCCTGACAGAGCACTATGACTATGCCATGCCGGTTAGTATAAACATTGAAAACCACACTGAACTGTCCTGGCCAACCATAAAGCGTAACAGGGGAAAAACAATATATTATGATGAATTAAAACGATCATGGGGTGCCATTATGAACTATGTGTATCCCTTTAATGGCGCTTTGTTATCAAAATTTTGTATTGATTCCGTTGGATATGTAAACAAGGATTTTTTTATCTGGGGAGATGAATATGAGCATTATTGGAGATGCAAGAAACACCATATTGATCCGGTAACCGCAATGGATGCACTGTTTTATCACCCGGCGAAAAAACTTCCCCTGGTGCCAATTATGTGCGGTTTCTTTCATGTTCCTTATTCAGAATCAAAACTGCGAATGGTATGTTTAATACGGAACCATACCTACATTTACCTTCACTATGACAAAAAAATAAAAATTGCGTTGAAATTCTTTATGTATACATGGTTATTTTTAATTACTAAAAATTTTGATATGGATGGATATAAATTGTATCTGCAATCGGTCGCAGATGCATTTAATAATGATTTTACCCGTCATTTAAAATACCTTTAG
- the glf gene encoding UDP-galactopyranose mutase, whose translation MSSSYDYLIVGSGLSGAVFAHEATKRGKRCLVLEKRPHLGGNVYTEMREGIAVHCYGAHIFHTDNERVWGYVNSLTEFNRYINSPVANFEGALFNLPFNMNTFYALWGTKTPAEAKAKLESQRVHYDREPANLKEQALSLVGHDIYEKLIRGYTEKQWNRPCTELPAFIIKRLPLRFTFDNNYFTSRFQGIPSLGYTTLIAKLLSGTEIRLDTDFLTDKQGFKALAKKAVYTGMIDAYFEYALGQLHYRSLRFEHEVLDEENHQGVGVVNYTDAQTPYTRSIEHKHFVYGTQPKTVVTKEYSLEWQPGMEPYYPVNDAANQALYGRYAEAAKAETRDRGTIFLGRLAKYAYYDMDQAILASLEAAEKELDL comes from the coding sequence ATGTCATCATCCTATGATTACCTTATTGTTGGCAGCGGCCTTTCCGGAGCCGTATTTGCCCATGAGGCAACTAAAAGAGGTAAGCGCTGTCTGGTGCTGGAAAAACGTCCACACCTCGGGGGTAATGTATACACCGAAATGAGGGAAGGCATTGCCGTCCATTGTTACGGCGCCCACATCTTCCATACCGATAATGAACGGGTCTGGGGATACGTAAACTCCCTCACGGAATTTAACCGCTATATCAACAGCCCGGTAGCAAATTTTGAAGGCGCGCTTTTTAACCTGCCCTTTAACATGAATACCTTCTACGCCCTCTGGGGAACCAAGACCCCAGCGGAGGCAAAGGCAAAACTGGAATCCCAAAGGGTACACTACGACCGGGAGCCCGCCAACCTTAAGGAGCAGGCCCTCAGCTTGGTGGGCCATGATATTTATGAGAAGTTGATCCGGGGCTATACAGAAAAGCAGTGGAACCGGCCCTGCACGGAATTGCCCGCCTTCATCATCAAACGGCTGCCCCTGCGCTTTACTTTTGATAATAACTATTTTACCAGCCGCTTCCAAGGAATCCCCTCCTTGGGCTACACCACATTGATCGCAAAGCTTTTATCCGGGACAGAGATCAGGCTTGATACTGATTTCCTTACGGATAAGCAGGGGTTTAAAGCCCTTGCAAAAAAAGCGGTGTATACCGGCATGATAGACGCCTATTTTGAGTATGCCCTTGGGCAGCTCCACTACCGGAGCCTTCGGTTTGAACACGAAGTTCTTGACGAAGAAAACCACCAGGGGGTAGGAGTGGTAAATTACACCGATGCCCAGACTCCCTATACCCGCAGCATTGAGCACAAGCATTTTGTATATGGCACACAGCCCAAGACCGTGGTAACCAAGGAATATTCCCTGGAATGGCAGCCGGGGATGGAACCCTATTACCCCGTGAATGATGCTGCAAACCAAGCCCTGTATGGCCGGTATGCCGAAGCAGCAAAGGCAGAGACCCGTGATCGGGGGACTATTTTTCTCGGCCGCCTTGCAAAATACGCTTACTACGATATGGATCAGGCTATCCTCGCGTCTTTAGAGGCGGCGGAAAAAGAACTGGACCTATGA
- a CDS encoding DNA-directed RNA polymerase subunit omega, whose amino-acid sequence MIFPLEELIEYDGNMYGITSAASRRSYQLSMLKDPEIEDNEGKVVSLAARQVFTKQIDFRLESE is encoded by the coding sequence ATGATATTTCCCCTAGAAGAACTGATTGAATACGATGGCAATATGTACGGGATCACCTCCGCAGCCTCCCGGCGTTCCTACCAGCTTTCCATGTTGAAGGACCCGGAAATTGAGGATAATGAAGGCAAGGTCGTATCCCTGGCGGCCCGTCAAGTCTTCACCAAGCAGATCGATTTCCGGCTGGAATCCGAATAA
- the miaA gene encoding tRNA (adenosine(37)-N6)-dimethylallyltransferase MiaA, with protein sequence MTLTPIPVLLLFGPTASGKTEILEKLFTGDRFSGEVVSADSMQVYRGMDIGTAKPSPDLLARLPHHLIDILNPNEQFNVGEFVRLADCACQDIAHRGKLPVVSGGTGFYLRNFVLGLSEAPPSDLLIRQTLAKELETRGAPSLMEDLAACDPVSAARIHINDHYRLLRALEVFRTTGRPLSSYAQSGAVSEFAGASEAPARPSYRFLILGLDRPRAEVYRRINERCALMFQHGLPEEVRRLHEAGYGPGDPGMKAIGYQEFFVKDDPGTWQLSKDLGVVETLVARNSRHYAKRQYTFFASIPNVKWISMADDPVGDIRRELKNIGYEVTTSF encoded by the coding sequence GTGACCCTAACCCCCATTCCGGTTTTGCTTCTTTTTGGCCCTACCGCCTCCGGTAAAACCGAAATCCTGGAAAAACTCTTTACCGGGGATCGGTTTTCCGGGGAAGTGGTTTCCGCCGACTCCATGCAGGTTTACCGGGGCATGGACATCGGTACTGCCAAGCCTTCTCCGGATCTGCTTGCCCGGCTGCCCCATCACTTAATTGATATACTCAACCCCAATGAACAGTTCAATGTTGGTGAATTTGTCCGTTTGGCGGACTGCGCTTGCCAAGACATCGCCCACCGGGGCAAGCTTCCGGTGGTTTCCGGGGGGACCGGGTTCTACCTCCGCAACTTTGTCCTGGGCTTAAGCGAGGCCCCCCCTTCGGACCTTTTGATCCGGCAAACCCTGGCAAAAGAACTTGAGACCCGGGGCGCCCCCTCGCTTATGGAAGATCTAGCCGCCTGTGATCCGGTCAGCGCTGCCCGTATCCACATCAACGACCATTACCGGCTCCTGCGGGCCCTGGAAGTGTTCCGTACCACCGGCCGCCCCTTAAGCTCCTACGCCCAATCCGGTGCTGTTTCGGAATTTGCCGGCGCCAGTGAAGCCCCGGCCCGGCCTTCCTACCGTTTCCTCATCCTGGGCCTGGACCGCCCCCGGGCTGAGGTCTACCGCCGTATAAATGAGCGCTGTGCCCTCATGTTTCAGCACGGCCTGCCGGAAGAAGTTCGGCGCCTCCATGAGGCAGGCTACGGCCCGGGTGATCCCGGCATGAAGGCCATAGGGTACCAGGAATTTTTTGTGAAAGATGATCCCGGGACTTGGCAGCTTTCAAAGGACCTTGGGGTGGTGGAAACCCTGGTAGCCCGGAACAGCCGCCATTATGCCAAACGGCAGTACACCTTTTTTGCATCAATCCCGAATGTTAAGTGGATATCCATGGCCGATGATCCGGTGGGGGACATACGGCGGGAACTGAAGAATATAGGGTATGAGGTCACGACATCTTTTTAG
- a CDS encoding aspartyl protease family protein: protein MVGTVYELITLKNLGDITRCGDGLIKETEIRQMTVRCVVDTGAGTLVISEAVQKELGLRTEHLHESTLANGENVVCKIAETVRVYWKDRYMTCDPWVLPGASEVLLGAIPLENMDLMVDPKRLQLVGVHGDQPLGMIY, encoded by the coding sequence ATGGTGGGAACTGTGTATGAACTAATCACCCTGAAAAATCTGGGTGATATAACGAGATGTGGAGATGGGCTTATCAAGGAAACGGAAATCCGGCAAATGACGGTCCGGTGTGTGGTTGATACCGGCGCGGGGACCCTGGTAATCAGCGAAGCAGTGCAGAAAGAACTGGGTCTGCGGACGGAACACCTGCACGAATCTACTCTGGCAAATGGGGAAAATGTGGTCTGCAAAATAGCCGAGACCGTAAGGGTATACTGGAAGGATCGCTACATGACCTGTGATCCCTGGGTACTCCCCGGCGCATCGGAGGTGCTCCTGGGCGCTATCCCCCTAGAAAACATGGACCTTATGGTGGACCCGAAAAGGCTGCAATTGGTTGGCGTCCATGGTGACCAACCTTTGGGGATGATCTACTAA